Proteins from a genomic interval of Diospyros lotus cultivar Yz01 chromosome 6, ASM1463336v1, whole genome shotgun sequence:
- the LOC127803159 gene encoding probable mitochondrial saccharopine dehydrogenase-like oxidoreductase At5g39410, translated as MDGDSAAATTYDIVILGASGFTGKYVVREALKFLNSPSSPLKSLALAGRNPEKLVQALNWASHPNPPPAIPILTADTTDPPSLRRLAVQAKLLLNCVGPFRLYGEPVVAACADSGCDYLDICGEPEFMERVGAAFHERALETGSLVVCACGFDSVPAELGFIFNSRQWASPAVPNRVEAYLSLESDKRVVGNFGTFESAVLGVANAHKLQQFRRSKPRLPRPEIPGPPPPKGPTVEHQKKIGLWAVKLPSADSTVVRRTLVALKENPRGLPGVNESAEQVEKRETFWSTVKPAHFGVKIGSKSIFGIIRFIIVGLFIGLLGKTAFGRWLLLKFPSVLSLGWFRKRGPSEDEVKSASFKMWFVGNGFSDGTLLARGNMKPDVEIITRVMGPEIGYSTTSIVLVQCALVLLSQRDNLPRGVLTPGFVFGPTDLQQRLEENGISFDIISKSTPSA; from the exons ATGGACGGGGACAGTGCTGCCGCCACCACCTACGATATCGTGATACTGGGAGCCTCAGGCTTCACCGGCAAGTACGTGGTCAGAGAAGCCCTCAAGTTCCTGAACTCGCCATCGTCTCCGCTCAAATCTCTAGCCCTCGCCGGCCGTAACCCAGAGAAACTAGTCCAAGCCCTGAACTGGGCTTCTCACCCCAACCCGCCGCCGGCCATCCCCATCCTCACCGCCGACACCACTGATCCTCCGTCCCTCCGCCGCCTCGCCGTCCAGGCCAAGCTCCTCCTCAACTGCGTCGGCCCCTTCCGGCTCTACGGCGAGCCCGTCGTCGCCGCCTGCGCCGACTCGGGCTGCGATTACCTCGACATATGCGGCGAGCCGGAGTTCATGGAGCGGGTGGGGGCCGCGTTCCACGAGAGGGCGCTGGAGACGGGGTCTTTGGTGGTCTGTGCTTGTGGGTTCGATTCCGTTCCGGCGGAGTTGGGTTTCATCTTCAACTCCCGGCAGTGGGCTTCCCCCGCCGTCCCCAACCGGGTAGAGGCGTATCTGAGTCTGGAATCGGATAAGCGGGTGGTTGGGAATTTCGGGACGTTTGAATCGGCGGTTTTGGGCGTGGCAAATGCTCACAAATTGCAGCAGTTCCGGCGGTCCAAACCCAGACTACCTCGGCCGGAG ATTCCTGGTCCCCCTCCTCCCAAAGGGCCAACTGTAGAACATCAGAAGAAGATTGGGCTTTGGGCTGTGAAACTCCCCTCAGCAGATTCCACTGTTGTCCGAAGGACTCTTGTTGCTCTGAAAGAAAATCCCCGTGGTCTTCCAGGGGTTAACGAAAGCGCTGAACAGGTTGAGAAGAGAGAAACCTTTTGGTCAACTGTGAAACCGGCTCACTTTGGAGTGAAGATAGGCTCTAAATCCATCTTTGGTATCATTCGGTTCATCATCGTAGGGCTGTTCATTGGGCTCTTGGGTAAAACTGCTTTTGGAAGATGGCTTCTCTTAAAATTTCCCTCGGTCTTGAGCCTCGGGTGGTTCAGGAAGAGAGGTCCTTCCGAGGATGAGGTGAAAAGTGCTTCTTTTAAGATGTGGTTTGTTGGAAATGGATTTAGCGATGGCACCCTCCTTGCAAGGGGAAACATGAAACCTGATGTGGAAATAATAACAAGAGTAATGGGTCCGGAGATTGGCTATTCAACCACTTCAATAGTTCTAGTTCAATGTGCTCTTGTTCTTCTAAGCCAACGTGATAACTTGCCAAGAGGAGTTTTAACCCCTGGGTTTGTGTTCGGCCCAACAGATCTTCAGCAAAGACTTGAAGAGAACGGTATATCCTTCGATATCATTTCAAAGAGTACTCCATCTGCCTAG
- the LOC127804925 gene encoding putative SNAP25 homologous protein SNAP30 produces MFGFLTNKGSKQKSVDPGFPGSENSNPLDSDTETNNKQNQKIGRTSSEPVLGAPNSKLHPFDDDDGRGASSTYSSSAARNRRKNGHSDSEDLDSMSMQELESYAVNKAEDTTKSVNNCLRIAEDIREDATRTLDTLNQQGEQIQRTHMMVADTDKDLSKGEKLLGSLGGMFSMTWTPKKTRDITGPVITKDDNANAKGKKNKEQRQKLGLDPAPKARSASQTPSSEPSTALEKVEVEKAKQDDALSDLSDILGDLKGMAIDMGTELERQNKALDHLSDDVDELNSRVKGANKRATHLLKK; encoded by the exons ATGTTTGGGTTTCTGACCAACAAGGGTTCCAAGCAAAAGTCAGTTGACCCTGGATTTCCAGGTTCTGAAAATTCTAACCCTTTGGATTCTGATACTGAAACAAATAATAAGCAAAACCAGAAAATTGGGAGAACTTCTTCTGAACCCGTGCTCGGTGCTCCAAACTCCAAATTACACCCTTTTGACGATGATGATGGGAGAGGAGCATCTTCCACATATTCTTCATCGGCAGCTAGGAACAGACGTAAGAATGGTCATAGTGATTCAGAAGACTTGGATAGCATGTCCATGCAAGAACTGGAGAGTTATGCTGTTAACAAGGCTGAGGATACTACAAAATCAGTAAACAACTGTCTGAGGATTGCTGAGGATATTAGAGAGGACGCTACTAGGACCCTTGACACATTGAATCAGCAGGGTGAGCAAATCCAAAGGACCCACATGATGGTTGCTGATACGGACAAGGATTTGAGCAAG GGTGAAAAGCTATTGGGAAGTCTTGGGGGCATGTTTTCTATGACTTGGACGCCAAAGAAGACACGAGATATCACTGGGCCTGTCATCACAAAAG ATGATAATGCTAAtgccaagggaaagaaaaacaaagagcaAAGGCAGAAGTTGGGCTTAGATCCTGCACCAAAGGCACGGTCTGCTTCTCAAACGCCTTCCTCCGAACCATCGACTGCCTTAGAGAAAGTAGAG GTGGAGAAGGCAAAGCAAGATGATGCTCTTTCGGATCTAAGCGACATCTTGGGTGATCTGAAGGGCATGGCTATTGACATGGGAACTGAACTTGAAAG GCAAAATAAAGCCTTGGATCATCTTAGTGATGACGTGGACGAGCTGAATTCAAGAGTCAAAGGCGCCAACAAGCGAGCCACTCATTTGCTTAAAAAGTGA
- the LOC127804926 gene encoding uncharacterized protein LOC127804926: MNPCKTLVRIPLACLACNPRINSGRRQFSSVSLRYFHSIPSINPSNIWGSSIFPRNGHKLEPHKSPPLRSYGSAEGALSFEETSTLEPLEDLSKDTVEALLTDKDDVTRLMKMGRRSDDVRSGGDFAQTRRWFPYLDEFRAGSAVLQSREVLEALDPYILELRKEKFRNAVTNRSYSICLVVEGLSDFGNVSAAFRSADALGFQSVHVVSCESSKRYRENRHVSMGAEKWLDIELWDSTQDCFKVLKSRGYRIATTHLGKNAVSIDDIDWSCPTAIVVGNENRGISDEALELSDLHCCIPMKGMVDSFNVSVAAGIVMHHAVCDRTTHLGCHGDLTHEESQILLAEFYLRHSKSAISIAYEYAKRRTARTLPKL, from the exons ATGAATCCGTGTAAAACCCTAGTTCGCATACCTCTCGCTTGCCTAGCATGCAATCCGCGAATCAACAGTGGCCGACGGCAATTCTCTTCGGTCTCTCTTCGATATTTCCATTCAATCCCTTCCATTAACCCCTCCAACATCTGGGGCTCTTCTATTTTCCCTCGAAATGGACACAAACTCGAACCTCACAAGTCGCCGCCCTTGAGATCTTACGGTTCCGCTGAAGGCGCCCTGTCATTTGAAGAAACCTCCACCCTGGAACCGCTAGAGGATTTGTCGAAAGACACCGTGGAAGCCTTGCTAACGGACAAGGATGATGTTACGAGACTGATGAAGATGGGGCGAAGATCGGATGACGTCCGCAGTGGAGGTGACTTCGCCCAGACGAGGCGTTGGTTTCCATATCTCGATGAGTTTAGGGCGGGAAGTGCTGTTTTGCAAAGTAGGGAAGTGTTGGAGGCTTTAGATCCCTATATTCTGGAGTTGAGGAAGGAGAAATTTCGGAATGCGGTGACGAATCGGAGCTATTCAATCTGTTTGGTGGTTGAAGGTTTGAGTGATTTCGGGAATGTTTCGGCTGCGTTTCGTTCCGCGGATGCGCTAGGGTTTCAATCGGTCCATGTTGTTTCTTGTGAGAGCTCCAAAAG GTACAGAGAGAATCGCCATGTTAGCATGGGTGCTGAAAAATGGTTAGATATTGAACTTTGGGACTCAACCCAGGATTGCTTTAAGGTTTTGAAATCCCGTGGTTATCGCATAGCCACAACACATCTTGGGAAGAATGCG GTATCCATTGATGATATTGACTGGTCATGTCCGACAGCAATAGTTGTTGGAAATGAAAATAG GGGCATAAGTGATGAGGCTCTGGAGTTGTCCGATCTGCATTGCTGTATTCCAATGAAAGGCATGGTGGATTCCTTCAATGTTTCAGTTGCTGCTGGCATTGTCATGCACCATGCAGTTTGTGATAGAACGACCCATCTG GGTTGTCATGGTGATCTGACACATGAAGAAAGCCAAATTCTACTAGCAGAGTTCTATCTTCGTCATAGCAAGAGTGCTATTAGTATTGCTTATGAGTATGCAAAGCGGAGGACAGCCAGAACCTTGCCAAAACTTTGA